A genomic window from Solanum dulcamara chromosome 11, daSolDulc1.2, whole genome shotgun sequence includes:
- the LOC129874880 gene encoding protein trichome birefringence-like 19 has translation MNFQDLQLKTRKKNATKIAPFVALAILFTLIPIYYPSMHHKKLSQILSSSLVPLPDYHTLHQSSNSITTQQINVTKSSDEHVSVAAPHEARIIINGTDDEKCDLFLGEWVENQEGPYYTNMTCFAIQEHQNCMKYGRPDTDFLKWKWKPDGCELPIFDAHQFLEIVRGKSLAFVGDSVARNHMQSLICLLSKVMYPIDVSNSTDQENRRWEYRDYNFNMSIFWTPYLVKANKTEPNNIYQPFNLYLDELDESWTTKIQDFDYVIISAGHWFFRPTMFYLNHTLVGCLFCSQPNVSQMTSFFSYQRAFQTAFRAINSLENYKGVTFLRTFAPSHFEDGVWDKGGDCVRTIPFKRKEKMLEDYNLEFYKIQLQELTVAQKQGKNRDLKFRLFDATQPMLLRPDGHPSKYGHWPNPNVTLSNDCVHWCLPGPIDVWNDFLLELMKREEIDR, from the exons atGAATTTCCAAGATCTTCAGCTAAAAACACGAAAGAAAAATGCTACAAAAATTGCCCCCTTCGTCGCCCTCGCTATCTTATTCACTCTCATCCCTATATATTATCCCTCTATGCACCATAAAAAACTCTCACaaattctttcttcttctttggtaCCACTTCCAGATTATCACACTCTACACCAATCCAGCAATAGTATTACAACACAACAAATTAACGTGACCAAAAGTAGTGATGAACATGTCTCCGTGGCGGCGCCTCATGAAGCAAGAATTATTATTAATGGTACTGATGATGAAAAATGCGATTTATTTTTAGGGGAATGGGTAGAAAATCAAGAAGGTCCATATTATACAAATATGACATGTTTTGCAATTCAAGAACATCAAAATTGCATGAAATATGGGAGGCCTGATACTGATTTCTTGAAGTGGAAATGGAAACCAGATGGATGTGAGCTACCAATATTTGATGCACATCAATTTCTTGAAATTGTTAGGGGAAAATCATTAGCCTTTGTTGGAGATTCAGTTGCAAGAAATCATATGCAATCGTTGATATGCCTATTGTCTAAG GTTATGTACCCTATAGATGTTTCAAATTCGACAGATCAAGAAAATAGACGTTGGGAATATAGAGATTACAACTTCAACATGTCCATATTTTGGACACCCTATCTGGTAAAAGCAAATAAAACCGAACCCAACAATATATATCAACCTTTCAATTTATATCTCGATGAACTTGATGAATCTTGGACCACTAAAATCCAGGATTTTGATTATGTGATCATCTCAGCTGGCCATTGGTTTTTCCGTCCAACTATGTTTTACTTAAACCACACCCTCGTTGGCTGCCTTTTCTGTTCACAACCCAATGTTAGCCAAATGACATCCTTTTTCAGCTACCAGAGGGCTTTTCAAACGGCTTTTCGGGCCATTAATAGTTTGGAAAATTATAAGGGTGTGACATTTTTGAGGACATTTGCACCATCTCATTTTGAAGACGGGGTTTGGGATAAAGGAGGAGATTGTGTTAGGACGATCCCATTTAAGAGGAAAGAAAAGATGTTGGAGGATTATAACTTAGAGTTTTATAAGATTCAATTGCAAGAACTAACGGTTGCTCAAAAACAAGGGAAAAACAGAGATTTGAAATTTAGGCTATTTGATGCAACACAACCAATGTTGTTGAGACCAGATGGCCATCCGAGTAAATATGGGCATTGGCCCAATCCAAACGTTACATTATCAAATGATTGTGTCCATTGGTGTTTGCCAGGCCCAATTGATGTGTGGAATGATTTCTTACTTGAATTGATGAAAAGGGAGGAAATTGATAGATAA